The following are encoded together in the Phocoena sinus isolate mPhoSin1 chromosome 11, mPhoSin1.pri, whole genome shotgun sequence genome:
- the LOC116762438 gene encoding histone H4, translated as MSGRGKGGKGLGKGGAKRHRKVLRDNIQGITKPAIRRLARRGGVKRISGLIYEETRGVLKVFLENVIRDAVTYTEHAKRKTVTAMDVVYALKRQGRTLYGFGG; from the coding sequence ATGTCCGGACGTGGTAAGGGGGGGAAAGGTTTGGGGAAAGGGGGCGCCAAGCGCCACCGCAAAGTTCTGCGCGATAATATCCAGGGCATCACCAAGCCTGCCATCCGCCGCCTGGCCCGGCGTGGAGGTGTCAAGCGCATTTCTGGTCTCATCTACGAGGAGACCCGTGGGGTGCTGAAGGTGTTCTTGGAGAACGTGATCCGGGACGCCGTCACCTACACCGAGCACGCCAAGCGCAAGACGGTCACGGCCATGGACGTAGTGTACGCGCTCAAGCGCCAAGGACGCACCCTCTACGGCTTCGGCGGTTAA
- the LOC116762420 gene encoding histone H2B type 1-K-like encodes MPELAKSALAPKKGSKKAVTKAQKKDGKKRKRSRKESYSVYVYKVLKQVHPDTGISSKAMGIMNSFVNDIFERIAGEASRLAHYNKRSTITSREIQTAVRLLLPGELAKHAVSEGTKAVTKYTSAK; translated from the coding sequence ATGCCTGAGCTGGCGAAGTCCGCTCTGGCCCCGAAGAAGGGCTCTAAGAAGGCGGTGACCAAAGCGCAGAAGAAGGATGGCAAGAAACGGAAGCGCAGCCGCAAGGAGAGCTACTCCGTGTACGTGTACAAGGTGCTGAAGCAGGTCCACCCGGACACTGGCATCTCGTCTAAGGCCATGGGCATCATGAATTCGTTTGTTAACGACATTTTCGAGCGCATCGCGGGCGAGGCGTCGCGCCTGGCTCACTACAACAAGCGCTCGACCATCACGTCCAGGGAAATTCAGACGGCCGTGCGCCTGCTGCTGCCCGGGGAGCTGGCTAAGCACGCCGTGTCCGAGGGCACCAAGGCTGTCACCAAGTACACCAGCGCCAAGTAA
- the LOC116762408 gene encoding histone H2A type 1 translates to MSGRGKQGGKARAKAKTRSSRAGLQFPVGRVHRLLRKGNYAERVGAGAPVYLAAVLEYLTAEILELAGNAARDNKKTRIIPRHLQLAIRNDEELNKLLGKVTIAQGGVLPNIQAVLLPKKTESHHKAKGK, encoded by the coding sequence ATGTCTGGACGAGGCAAGCAAGGCGGGAAAGCTCGCGCCAAGGCCAAGACCCGCTCTTCACGGGCGGGGCTGCAGTTTCCCGTGGGCCGAGTGCATCGCCTGCTCCGCAAGGGCAACTACGCCGAGCGTGTCGGGGCCGGCGCGCCGGTGTACCTGGCGGCAGTGCTGGAGTACCTGACCGCGGAGATCCTGGAGCTGGCGGGCAACGCTGCTCGCGACAACAAGAAGACGCGTATCATTCCGCGTCATCTGCAGCTGGCCATCCGTAACGATGAGGAACTTAACAAGCTGTTAGGCAAAGTCACCATCGCTCAGGGTGGCGTACTGCCCAATATCCAGGCCGTGCTGCTGCCCAAAAAGACCGAGAGCCACCACAAGGCCAAGGGCAAGTAA
- the LOC116762421 gene encoding histone H2B type 1-J-like, translating to MPEAAKSAPAPKKGSKKAVTKAQKKDGKKRKRSRKESYSIYVYKVLKQVHPDTGISSKAMGIMNSFVNDIFERIAGEASRLAHYNKRSTITSREIQTAVRLLLPGELAKHAVSEGTKAVTKYTSAK from the coding sequence ATGCCGGAAGCAGCTAAATCTGCTCCTGCTCCGAAAAAGGGATCCAAGAAGGCGGTAACTAAGGCACAGAAGAAAGATGGTAAGAAGCGCAAACGCAGCCGCAAGGAGAGTTATTCCATCTATGTGTACAAGGTGCTGAAGCAGGTTCACCCGGACACCGGTATCTCGTCTAAGGCCATGGGCATCATGAACTCGTTTGTCAACGACATCTTCGAGCGCATCGCGGGCGAGGCGTCGCGCCTGGCGCATTACAACAAGCGTTCGACCATCACGTCCAGGGAGATCCAGACGGCCGTGCGCTTGCTGCTGCCCGGGGAGCTGGCCAAGCACGCCGTGTCCGAGGGCACCAAGGCTGTCACCAAATATACCAGCGCCAAGTAA